From a region of the Salinispira pacifica genome:
- the yidD gene encoding membrane protein insertion efficiency factor YidD, with amino-acid sequence MSNSAEQQPRAGLLRKIITVFRWIMILPILLYQRLISPMTPGACRYHPSCSEYGKKSIMRFGVFAGGILAVSRMFRCWGWFSGGHDPVPDQWRWKEIPRGYRKFYSGPGSGNH; translated from the coding sequence TTGAGCAATTCTGCTGAACAGCAGCCCAGGGCCGGTCTCCTGCGAAAAATCATCACCGTGTTTCGCTGGATCATGATTCTGCCGATTCTGTTGTATCAGCGGCTGATTTCGCCCATGACCCCCGGTGCATGCCGCTACCACCCAAGCTGTTCAGAATACGGCAAGAAGTCAATTATGCGGTTCGGAGTTTTTGCCGGCGGCATCCTTGCAGTTTCACGAATGTTCAGATGCTGGGGTTGGTTCTCCGGAGGGCATGACCCGGTGCCGGATCAATGGAGATGGAAGGAAATCCCCCGGGGATACCGCAAGTTTTATTCGGGACCGGGTTCGGGGAATCACTGA
- a CDS encoding TRAP transporter TatT component family protein yields the protein MNMVSGRRNMLLTLLTAVTVLLLFSSCSIQQYAVNRISDALTGEGSSQVFMGDNDPALVGDALPFAIKMYETLLQQNPEHLELIETTGSLYIMYANGFIQTPAELSEPEEFESKFDAYSRAKNLYLRGRDMLGRALELRHPGILKAVESGEEVERYAAELEMQDVGLVYWYAAGWFAAASIDSFDMKIGFRLPAVLTLLNAVYRLDPDYSNGSIEELFISVYASLPQGMGGDVEKAEKAFARAVEIQQGSSAGPYVSLALSVALPAQDVERFIELMEKALEIPVEEYPENILLNTIQQRKARWYLDHLDDFFLL from the coding sequence ATGAATATGGTGTCAGGACGGCGAAACATGCTGCTGACTCTGCTGACAGCGGTAACAGTTCTTCTTCTATTCAGTTCCTGCTCCATTCAGCAATATGCAGTGAACCGCATTTCCGATGCCCTCACAGGCGAAGGAAGCAGTCAGGTTTTCATGGGTGACAATGATCCCGCACTGGTGGGGGATGCTCTTCCCTTTGCCATTAAGATGTATGAAACACTTCTTCAGCAAAATCCTGAGCATCTTGAACTCATAGAAACAACAGGAAGTCTGTATATTATGTACGCCAACGGATTTATTCAGACTCCTGCCGAATTGTCCGAACCCGAGGAGTTTGAATCAAAGTTCGATGCATACAGCCGTGCGAAAAATCTGTATCTCCGGGGCAGGGATATGCTGGGAAGAGCTCTCGAGCTGCGTCATCCGGGGATTCTCAAGGCCGTGGAAAGCGGTGAAGAAGTTGAGCGCTATGCAGCCGAGCTTGAGATGCAGGATGTGGGGCTGGTGTACTGGTATGCCGCAGGCTGGTTCGCAGCCGCATCAATTGACTCCTTCGACATGAAAATCGGGTTCAGGCTCCCGGCGGTGCTTACCCTGCTCAATGCAGTGTACCGTCTGGATCCTGATTACAGCAACGGAAGCATCGAGGAATTGTTTATATCAGTATATGCATCACTTCCCCAGGGGATGGGCGGCGATGTTGAAAAGGCCGAGAAGGCGTTTGCCCGGGCCGTTGAGATTCAGCAGGGAAGTTCCGCAGGACCTTATGTGAGTCTTGCTCTCTCTGTGGCCTTACCCGCCCAGGATGTGGAACGCTTTATTGAACTTATGGAAAAAGCGCTGGAAATACCAGTTGAGGAGTATCCGGAAAATATCCTGCTGAATACCATCCAGCAGCGGAAGGCCCGATGGTATCTTGATCATCTGGATGACTTTTTCCTCCTGTGA
- the dctP gene encoding TRAP transporter substrate-binding protein DctP yields the protein MESRKRFSLSRIAGITLVLLALGMVSAGAQTVKIASIAPEATPWGEGLNRMAAEWSQITNGRVRVRVFHGGVAGDEQDFVRKIRLGQLQGAAVTTVGLTTVVPELWGMVMPGVIESDEELNYVLASLEEDLDRSFRDEGYEILTWSNAGWLKFFSTQEIRSPEDLGGLKVATGDFVEDINEVMRGMGMQPVPLSSPEILSGLNSGLIDSVLYAPLGVAGFQWFGVTNQMLDLPVAPFFGAIYIDERTWRRIPEQYHEELMESAERIGVEIESKLAGLEEDALELMQEYGLEIISISAQQEDQWYEVFEQKRDELNSSYFDNDLISKMTDLLDEFRENN from the coding sequence TTGGAATCACGTAAGCGTTTTTCTCTGAGCAGGATCGCAGGGATCACACTGGTATTGCTGGCTCTGGGGATGGTATCAGCGGGGGCTCAAACCGTAAAAATTGCTTCAATTGCCCCTGAGGCCACACCCTGGGGCGAAGGTCTGAACCGGATGGCCGCCGAATGGTCGCAAATTACCAACGGCAGGGTGCGTGTCCGGGTGTTTCATGGAGGTGTTGCCGGAGATGAGCAGGATTTTGTTCGGAAAATACGGCTGGGACAGCTTCAGGGCGCGGCGGTTACCACAGTCGGTCTGACCACTGTAGTGCCTGAGCTTTGGGGCATGGTGATGCCCGGAGTTATCGAGAGCGATGAAGAGCTGAACTACGTTCTGGCCAGCCTTGAGGAGGATCTGGATAGATCATTCCGGGATGAAGGCTATGAAATACTCACCTGGTCAAATGCCGGATGGCTGAAATTCTTCTCCACACAGGAGATCCGTTCTCCCGAAGACCTTGGCGGATTAAAGGTAGCCACAGGAGATTTTGTGGAAGATATCAACGAGGTTATGCGTGGAATGGGAATGCAGCCGGTACCCCTCTCATCTCCGGAAATCCTCAGCGGCTTGAATTCCGGGCTTATTGATTCGGTATTGTATGCGCCCCTGGGTGTTGCGGGGTTCCAGTGGTTCGGGGTAACCAATCAAATGCTGGATCTGCCGGTGGCACCCTTTTTCGGCGCGATTTATATTGATGAAAGAACCTGGCGAAGAATTCCTGAGCAGTATCATGAAGAGCTGATGGAGAGCGCTGAACGGATCGGCGTTGAGATTGAATCCAAACTTGCAGGTCTGGAGGAAGACGCCCTTGAACTGATGCAGGAATACGGTCTGGAAATAATCAGTATCTCCGCCCAGCAGGAAGATCAGTGGTATGAGGTATTTGAACAGAAACGGGATGAGCTGAATTCCAGCTACTTCGATAATGATCTCATTTCAAAAATGACCGACCTTTTGGATGAGTTCAGGGAGAATAATTAA
- a CDS encoding TRAP transporter large permease yields MNASDNAALKAEQAETQDDPVSALKGFQWIEVFGGYTWYLLLASLPVISAFLRLIGAGDVPYLGPLVFHFVVMLTAMAGSYTASTGDHLKLDLGLDSRKEKWAAALRLSRDLVGSFIIVQFFLGSLEMLFVAFLDERIIGIPIQVFVAFIPLGFFGILFHWLRLRARGMLVLAHAAVLILGLFTSFPSLLSILFEVSPSVPDLFFSIDQLWYGILPPLIPVLIIVIIAHVPLGLPLFAVLGGIGMLLFLRTGSGPGIILYEGYAVLDNSAISSIALFTLTGYLLSESKASERFIEVFTSMFGWIPGGMVIAAVLVSAVFTTFTGASGVTILALGGLLYSVLHGSGRYGEKFTIGLLTSSGSIGLLFPPSLAIILYGSVAGVNIRDLFLAGVVPGLILVLGISLFGIYRSIRSHNEVIPLKASRVFAAVKDAFWELLIPVVTLVLYFSGISSLLETSAIALIYTLVVELFIKKDFTIRSLGRVSLKSMRIVGGVLMILMLAKGLSAFIVDAGIPQRLAEFVQTGISSKIVFLLLLNLALLVTGTLMDIYSAIFVVVPLVLPLGEAFGINPLHLGIIFLANLELGFRTPPVGLNLFLSSYRFRKPLTQVYASIVPFLILQVLLVLIITFVPQFSLWLVGAA; encoded by the coding sequence GTGAATGCTTCCGATAATGCAGCGTTGAAGGCGGAGCAGGCGGAAACCCAGGACGATCCGGTATCCGCCCTGAAGGGCTTCCAGTGGATTGAGGTGTTCGGCGGTTATACCTGGTATCTGCTCCTTGCATCATTACCGGTGATCTCGGCATTTCTCCGCCTTATCGGCGCCGGGGATGTTCCCTATCTGGGCCCGCTGGTATTTCATTTTGTGGTTATGCTCACCGCCATGGCGGGAAGTTACACCGCCAGCACCGGCGACCATCTCAAGCTGGATCTGGGCTTGGATTCCCGAAAGGAAAAATGGGCGGCTGCTCTCAGGCTCAGCCGGGACCTGGTGGGAAGCTTTATTATTGTTCAGTTTTTTCTGGGAAGTCTGGAAATGCTGTTTGTGGCCTTTCTGGATGAGCGGATTATCGGAATACCCATTCAAGTGTTTGTCGCTTTCATACCCCTGGGGTTTTTCGGCATACTGTTTCACTGGCTGAGACTGCGTGCCCGGGGCATGCTCGTGCTGGCCCATGCGGCTGTTTTGATATTGGGGCTTTTCACCAGTTTTCCATCGCTGTTAAGCATTCTCTTCGAGGTGTCCCCCTCAGTCCCGGACCTGTTCTTTTCCATCGATCAGCTGTGGTACGGAATACTTCCTCCGCTGATTCCGGTATTGATTATTGTAATCATTGCCCATGTTCCCCTGGGTCTGCCCCTTTTCGCCGTTCTCGGCGGCATTGGAATGCTGCTGTTTCTCAGAACGGGATCCGGACCGGGCATCATACTGTATGAGGGATATGCGGTTCTGGATAATTCCGCCATATCGTCCATCGCACTGTTCACCCTTACCGGATACCTTCTGTCAGAGAGTAAGGCCAGCGAACGATTTATTGAGGTGTTCACCTCCATGTTCGGCTGGATACCCGGGGGGATGGTTATTGCTGCAGTGCTTGTCAGTGCGGTGTTCACCACATTCACCGGTGCCAGCGGGGTGACCATTCTTGCCCTTGGAGGTCTGCTGTATTCGGTGCTCCACGGCAGTGGGAGGTACGGGGAAAAGTTCACCATCGGACTTCTTACCAGTTCCGGGAGCATAGGTCTGCTGTTCCCTCCCAGTTTGGCGATTATTCTCTACGGCTCTGTGGCAGGAGTAAATATCAGGGATCTTTTTCTGGCAGGGGTGGTGCCGGGTCTCATTCTTGTTTTGGGAATCAGCCTGTTCGGTATTTACCGGTCAATTCGTTCGCACAACGAAGTGATACCTCTGAAAGCATCCAGGGTGTTCGCAGCAGTGAAGGATGCCTTCTGGGAGCTGCTTATTCCCGTGGTTACCCTGGTGCTCTATTTTTCCGGGATATCCTCCCTTTTGGAAACAAGCGCCATTGCCCTGATTTATACTCTGGTGGTTGAGCTTTTCATCAAGAAAGACTTCACCATCCGCAGCCTGGGAAGAGTCTCGCTCAAGAGCATGCGGATTGTGGGCGGAGTTTTGATGATACTCATGCTGGCAAAGGGATTGTCCGCCTTCATTGTAGATGCGGGCATTCCCCAGCGGCTTGCAGAATTTGTTCAGACCGGAATATCTTCCAAAATTGTATTTCTTCTTCTGCTGAACCTGGCATTGCTTGTTACCGGGACTCTCATGGATATCTATTCGGCCATCTTTGTGGTGGTGCCCCTGGTGCTGCCCCTGGGCGAAGCATTCGGCATTAATCCTCTGCACCTGGGTATCATTTTCCTGGCGAATCTCGAACTGGGGTTCCGTACTCCGCCTGTGGGCCTGAACCTCTTTCTCAGCTCATACCGTTTCAGGAAACCTCTTACCCAAGTATATGCCAGTATTGTCCCTTTTCTGATTCTTCAGGTTCTGCTGGTTCTGATCATTACCTTTGTTCCCCAGTTCAGCTTATGGCTGGTGGGAGCCGCCTGA
- a CDS encoding alpha/beta fold hydrolase encodes MKDSRRIICIHGYGVRGFFWTPIKLHLEEYFTEVITPDLKMEDIPSAITEVRELAKIHSRESGQPVILFGHSLGGILCAMAAKDLEKHELHSLIVMASPYGRRKKGIHPLVKFMLKHRLIPGWAVRSQFFGKHTPVHLQKELFNNAVPENLSIQEAVAEPTWFHSEEVKRPFGFPVLGLASEADKIVSGRETQLFTEALGGLFYSFPENLQIGHDDFTVHEPAIQQLLRVLLPFLGKNYELPLPKDALLLTEDGDDFERQLMMDL; translated from the coding sequence GTGAAAGATTCACGGAGAATTATTTGCATACACGGATATGGAGTAAGAGGCTTTTTCTGGACTCCCATAAAACTCCACCTTGAAGAATACTTTACAGAAGTTATCACCCCTGACCTGAAAATGGAAGATATTCCCAGCGCCATCACTGAAGTGCGGGAACTGGCGAAGATTCATTCCCGGGAATCCGGTCAGCCGGTTATTCTCTTCGGCCACAGCCTGGGAGGCATCCTCTGCGCCATGGCAGCCAAAGATTTGGAAAAACACGAACTCCACAGCCTGATAGTTATGGCCTCCCCGTACGGAAGGCGAAAAAAGGGGATACATCCGCTGGTCAAATTTATGCTGAAGCACAGACTCATTCCCGGATGGGCGGTAAGATCCCAGTTTTTCGGAAAACACACCCCGGTACATCTTCAGAAAGAACTGTTCAACAATGCAGTACCGGAAAATCTATCAATCCAGGAAGCGGTTGCCGAACCCACATGGTTTCACAGCGAGGAGGTGAAGCGACCCTTCGGCTTTCCTGTATTGGGCCTGGCCAGTGAAGCAGACAAGATCGTATCCGGCAGGGAAACACAGCTGTTTACCGAAGCACTGGGAGGACTGTTCTACAGCTTTCCTGAAAATCTGCAGATCGGGCATGATGACTTCACCGTACATGAGCCCGCCATTCAGCAGCTGCTTCGGGTGCTGCTGCCGTTTCTGGGGAAAAACTATGAGCTGCCCCTCCCCAAAGACGCGCTACTGCTCACAGAAGACGGGGATGATTTTGAGAGGCAGCTCATGATGGATCTTTAG
- the metH gene encoding methionine synthase, whose protein sequence is MSRHTSAIKTFTDRIEQGIALFDGAMGTQIHALEPTDEDYQGLLGCSEILNVTIPEKIRAIHEAYLEAGSDIIETNSFGSNSIVLAEYGIQDRAREISRVSATLAREAADAWQNAIPGKPRFVAGSMGPGTKLISLRQTDWQSMYQSYRDHAGGLLEGGSDAILIETCQDPLQIKCAVVAAQDEMEKLGRIVPIMVSFTVETTGTLLVGTEVPAVVAAITPLGIDTLGMNCATGPEDMVSYVKQLSSLSSLPISVQPNAGLPQNVDGELVYTLQIEDYVNSMLSFIQRDGVRIAGGCCGTTPAFISALDAAIQKAGIREPAERTPSIPDSVSGIFAAQSLTQDNSAFFIGERTNTNGSKKFRELLLDENWDGLVDVARQQVQTGVHALDVCVAYTGRDEVRDMSQVLSRMVTQVPLPLVIDSTELPVMEAALQMYGGRAIINSINLEDGEKRADAICRLAKRYGAALIALTIDEEGMAKDVDRKVSIAKRIFDIAVNRHGLRAGDLIFDPLTFTLGAGDESMVNSAMETLEGIRRIKAEIPGVRTVLGLSNVSFGLNPSSRKVLNSVFLHDAMEAGLDSAIVNLKHIVPLANLSEGDIAVSRNLIHNRLDESPDAPEGSTPLFQFISHFDSKSPEEKAGGEIQLENLPLEEQLQQKIIQGSKGNMDQLLMQAMEKIGPLEIINDILIPGMKVVGDLFGAGKMQLPFVLQSAEVMKFSVDILEPYMERRESSEQKSIVLATVRGDVHDIGKNLVDIILSNNGYKVYNLGIKCEIDTIIRKAEEVQADAIGMSGLLVKSTIVMKDNLEELQRRKVHIPVLLGGAALTPSYVWDTCARELDSPVLYCADAFAGLNMMNLIKNDGLDQFVAAEKEKRSKRPAPRPRIKKDVPEKIEVDRSVNIPQAPFLGTKIVEGIDLDEVYTYLTEEVLFRGRWGYRRGKLSKAEYEDLIESHVRPEFEQLKSMAREEQLLHPKVIYGYFECNSQGEDVIMYAPGTDEEMARFTFPRQSEAPRQCIADYFLPREGGRKDVIALQIATVGMAAHEHNQKLYDQGAYKDYLLFHGLSVETAEALAEYWHLKIRQELGITEEDGQGISDFVIQKYRGSRYSFGYPACPDLNQNRILCNILESERIGVVVSEEDQMVPEQTTSAFIVHHPQAKYFNVD, encoded by the coding sequence TTGAGCAGGCATACATCAGCAATTAAAACATTCACAGACCGGATAGAGCAGGGGATTGCTCTTTTTGACGGGGCAATGGGAACCCAGATACACGCCCTGGAACCCACCGACGAAGATTATCAGGGGCTGCTGGGGTGCAGTGAGATCCTCAATGTCACGATTCCCGAAAAAATCCGGGCCATTCATGAAGCTTATCTGGAAGCAGGCAGTGACATTATAGAAACCAACAGCTTCGGCTCCAATTCCATCGTTCTTGCGGAATACGGGATTCAGGACAGGGCCCGGGAAATAAGCCGGGTTTCAGCCACTCTTGCCAGAGAAGCCGCCGATGCATGGCAGAATGCCATTCCCGGAAAGCCCCGTTTTGTAGCCGGTTCCATGGGACCGGGCACCAAGCTGATCAGTCTTCGCCAAACAGACTGGCAAAGCATGTATCAATCCTACCGGGATCATGCAGGAGGACTGCTTGAGGGAGGTTCCGATGCCATTCTCATTGAAACCTGTCAGGATCCCCTCCAGATCAAATGCGCCGTTGTAGCCGCCCAGGACGAGATGGAAAAACTGGGGCGAATTGTACCCATTATGGTTTCCTTCACCGTGGAGACCACCGGTACTCTCCTGGTGGGAACGGAAGTGCCTGCGGTGGTGGCCGCCATCACCCCCCTGGGAATCGATACCCTTGGAATGAACTGTGCAACCGGGCCGGAAGATATGGTCAGCTATGTGAAGCAGCTGAGCAGTCTCAGCAGCCTTCCCATATCCGTGCAGCCCAATGCCGGACTGCCCCAGAACGTGGACGGCGAACTGGTGTACACACTCCAGATTGAGGATTATGTAAACAGCATGCTTTCCTTTATCCAGCGGGACGGGGTTCGCATAGCAGGGGGCTGCTGCGGTACCACCCCGGCGTTTATATCCGCACTGGACGCCGCAATACAGAAAGCGGGAATTCGCGAACCGGCTGAGCGCACCCCATCCATCCCCGACTCAGTGAGCGGAATTTTTGCCGCCCAGAGCCTGACTCAGGACAATTCGGCATTTTTTATCGGCGAGCGCACCAACACCAACGGAAGTAAAAAATTCCGTGAGCTTCTCCTGGATGAGAACTGGGACGGCCTGGTGGATGTAGCCAGACAGCAGGTCCAGACCGGCGTGCACGCCCTGGATGTGTGTGTGGCCTACACCGGAAGAGATGAAGTGCGGGATATGAGTCAGGTACTCTCCCGGATGGTCACCCAGGTTCCACTGCCCCTGGTGATTGACAGCACCGAGCTTCCTGTTATGGAAGCCGCCCTGCAGATGTACGGCGGAAGGGCGATTATCAACTCAATCAACCTGGAGGACGGGGAAAAGCGGGCGGATGCCATCTGCCGCCTGGCGAAACGCTATGGCGCGGCACTCATTGCCCTGACCATCGACGAAGAGGGCATGGCCAAGGATGTTGATCGGAAGGTCTCCATTGCCAAACGGATTTTCGATATTGCCGTGAACCGTCACGGGCTGAGAGCAGGAGATCTGATATTCGATCCTCTGACATTCACTCTGGGTGCAGGTGATGAAAGCATGGTGAACTCAGCCATGGAAACCCTGGAAGGGATCCGGCGGATCAAGGCGGAAATTCCCGGGGTGCGTACGGTTCTGGGACTGAGCAACGTGAGCTTCGGGCTGAATCCTTCCAGCCGGAAAGTGCTGAATTCCGTGTTTTTACATGATGCCATGGAAGCAGGGCTGGATTCGGCCATTGTGAATCTGAAGCACATCGTTCCCCTGGCGAATCTCAGCGAAGGAGATATTGCCGTCTCGCGGAACCTGATTCACAACAGACTGGACGAGTCGCCGGATGCGCCGGAGGGCAGTACTCCGCTTTTTCAGTTCATTTCCCATTTTGATTCCAAGAGTCCGGAGGAGAAGGCCGGCGGTGAGATCCAGCTGGAGAACCTGCCCCTGGAGGAGCAGCTTCAACAGAAAATTATTCAGGGTTCCAAGGGAAACATGGATCAGCTGCTGATGCAGGCAATGGAGAAGATCGGCCCCCTGGAAATTATCAATGACATTCTCATCCCCGGCATGAAGGTGGTGGGCGACCTGTTTGGAGCCGGCAAGATGCAGCTTCCGTTCGTTCTCCAGTCAGCCGAAGTGATGAAATTTTCCGTGGATATTCTCGAACCCTACATGGAGCGCCGGGAGTCCAGTGAGCAGAAATCCATTGTTCTCGCCACGGTCCGGGGAGATGTACATGATATCGGAAAAAATCTGGTGGATATTATTCTCAGCAACAACGGTTATAAGGTGTATAACCTTGGAATCAAATGCGAGATTGATACCATTATCAGAAAAGCCGAGGAAGTTCAGGCCGATGCAATCGGTATGAGCGGTCTTCTGGTGAAATCCACCATTGTGATGAAGGATAATCTTGAGGAACTGCAGCGGAGAAAGGTGCACATTCCGGTTCTTCTGGGTGGAGCCGCACTCACACCCTCCTACGTGTGGGATACCTGCGCAAGGGAGCTGGATAGTCCGGTTCTCTACTGTGCAGATGCGTTTGCAGGCCTCAATATGATGAACCTTATAAAAAATGACGGTCTTGACCAATTCGTGGCGGCCGAAAAAGAAAAGAGAAGCAAGCGCCCCGCACCCAGGCCGAGAATTAAAAAGGATGTGCCGGAAAAAATCGAGGTGGACCGGTCGGTGAACATTCCACAGGCACCTTTTCTCGGCACGAAGATAGTTGAAGGCATAGATTTGGATGAGGTTTATACATATCTTACCGAAGAAGTGCTGTTTCGGGGTCGATGGGGATACCGGCGGGGCAAACTCAGCAAGGCAGAGTATGAAGATCTTATCGAATCCCATGTCCGGCCGGAATTTGAGCAGCTGAAATCCATGGCCAGGGAAGAGCAACTGCTGCATCCCAAGGTGATATACGGCTACTTTGAGTGCAACAGTCAGGGGGAAGATGTAATTATGTATGCTCCCGGTACAGACGAAGAGATGGCCCGGTTCACCTTTCCCCGTCAGTCCGAAGCTCCCCGGCAATGCATCGCAGACTATTTTCTGCCCCGGGAAGGGGGCCGGAAGGATGTTATCGCCCTTCAGATCGCAACAGTGGGGATGGCCGCCCATGAGCATAATCAGAAGCTCTATGATCAGGGAGCCTATAAAGACTATCTGCTCTTCCACGGATTGAGCGTGGAAACCGCCGAGGCCCTTGCGGAGTACTGGCATTTGAAAATTCGTCAGGAACTGGGCATTACCGAGGAAGACGGCCAGGGAATTTCCGATTTTGTGATCCAGAAATACCGGGGAAGCCGTTACAGCTTCGGCTATCCTGCCTGTCCCGATCTGAACCAGAACCGCATTCTCTGCAATATTCTGGAAAGTGAACGGATCGGTGTGGTGGTGAGCGAAGAGGATCAGATGGTCCCGGAGCAGACCACCAGTGCATTCATCGTTCATCATCCACAGGCGAAGTATTTCAACGTTGATTAG